One genomic segment of Helicoverpa zea isolate HzStark_Cry1AcR chromosome 22, ilHelZeax1.1, whole genome shotgun sequence includes these proteins:
- the LOC124641212 gene encoding uncharacterized protein LOC124641212 — MNCVARFTQEDLKRRKSPDISLGSTDAEKQIHSTDLDINSVRTFETVLEDEHQISQETSPVRYSGWNLGEGKRPLFLDTKVGPTTAYFFFTRNKSRCMSPNSPMKRSKKSTNLVKYRNFIEEPTLKRPLSKCMLLGKYKMKVSKKSDPEKSADRGITCDAVEKESNEVQVTIIDSKSLQDSMTTSDFDNITDKLMISIFQNAKNTRATEAKFYIRQVIKDLYDAKFHEVHPVKALFRSLLEYWLKNTNVEPVKHAMKRSRSIARQSNRFFTRDKNLSSVYISNVTKQTQFHGLSEMLVQYKKKPKMSQDEKKAPPPKCPSPRRDTESYEKERRIQELERLLKNTVYMCETTRSKERDIKITKTLMGNLGKLSRKSELDESAEFKIDNSNSSTEKIQDTLNHLISETAIPADVAKELLGAYLDVLLKDDARSLTSTSSQSSEHSGGPKASQELSCEVQTEAIVKRVSKSVSTLKPADPKKEKSTEVMKPVDPGQLYLKEILDKITTIFSRVRKLDEKCRNNEKSSGDIKPSNFKKEESKDELGRSVKEYPGKNLIYENFDENSVVIGLSKYDLEHISMFSDPAIQGIMSITIKLKEKPTIAESKLAHLSLQFAESQNLKKQVKRECPMKENWLEYMQPANTNSNEIFRKKVKVAENAFIDFPQELDLKPYTSSSDATSKAYKVVHESEHSIDLSFKSSASIVKDTNAKQSFENEGTQSCYIMSFKKDSLATKFQSKKKVRLKDCNGICLDTNVLPPTKQAELSVFENPTPRVIDEKFILLLLENLTLLSKNIPSLHKEINNLFLKLRKKHEKILKSCSNMQGLSLLGKIYNEESVARVSRDAMTQWDVCGTPGVSSNVTHETAVNTATSNVKEKLQLNVRDANISAIDLKLMMNSQVQTMSNSEELILKFQRERPLGDTSLSIARSDSAYSIKAEMERAAKRTTSNSKLQFKKICVLSPTLASMIDVDAHNILIHPQILKEHAIKKKKHSSRLKQDLIKEIALLSPSFKVSTQSQTDRKLLRFVTEQAIEKDYKMYQLYQSYNVTMASSLTDSNVEINPSDEMKTLYRCSSDPSCSG; from the coding sequence ATGAACTGTGTCGCTAGGTTCACACAAGAGGACTTAAAAAGAAGGAAATCCCCAGACATCTCTCTAGGCAGCACGGACGctgaaaaacaaatacatagcaCAGATCTTGATATCAACTCTGTGAGAACATTTGAAACCGTTCTAGAAGACGAACACCAAATAAGCCAGGAAACATCACCAGTTCGATATTCAGGGTGGAACCTCGGCGAAGGAAAACGACCTCTATTCTTAGACACTAAGGTTGGACCTACGACAGCATACTTCTTTTTCACGCGAAACAAGTCCCGCTGTATGAGCCCCAATTCGCCGATGAAGAGGAGTAAAAAGTCCACCAATTTAGTGAAATACAGAAACTTTATTGAAGAGCCTACTTTGAAAAGACCTCTGAGCAAGTGTATGCTACTAGGCAAGTATAAAATGAAAGTGTCAAAAAAATCTGACCCTGAAAAGAGTGCAGACCGAGGGATCACTTGTGATGCTGTAGAAAAAGAGAGTAACGAAGTACAAGTAACTATTATCGATAGCAAGTCGTTACAAGATTCCATGACCACGTCAGACTTCGACAACATCACAGACAAATTGATGATCTCCATATTTCAAAATGCTAAAAACACTCGTGCCACCGAAGCCAAATTTTATATCAGACAAGTAATCAAAGATTTGTATGACGCCAAATTCCATGAAGTGCATCCAGTTAAAGCTTTGTTTAGGAGTTTACTAGAATATTGGCTAAAGAATACTAATGTGGAACCAGTGAAGCACGCTATGAAACGCAGTCGGTCAATAGCCAGACAGTCAAATCGATTCTTCACTAGAGACAAAAATCTATCGAGTGTTTATATAAGTAACGTGACTAAGCAAACACAGTTCCACGGACTCAGTGAAATGCTAGTGCAATACAAGAAGAAACCCAAAATGTCTCAAGACGAGAAGAAGGCACCGCCGCCAAAATGTCCGAGCCCACGACGCGACACCGAGAGTTACGAGAAAGAACGCAGAATACAAGAACTAGAAAGGCTACTCAAGAACACAGTGTACATGTGTGAAACGACCAGAAGTAAAGAAAGGgacatcaaaattacaaaaactcTGATGGGTAACCTCGGGAAGCTGTCACGCAAGTCTGAGCTGGACGAATCCGCAGAGTTCAAGATAGATAATTCTAACTCGTCGACGGAAAAAATACAGGATACATTGAACCATCTTATAAGTGAGACTGCGATACCCGCCGATGTTGCTAAAGAATTATTGGGTGCTTACTTAGATGTGCTACTTAAAGATGATGCTAGAAGCCTAACGAGCACGAGCTCTCAGTCCAGTGAACATTCGGGAGGACCAAAAGCTTCTCAAGAACTTTCCTGCGAAGTACAAACTGAGGCTATAGTCAAAAGAGTATCTAAAAGCGTCAGCACTCTAAAACCCGCGGACCCAAAAAAGGAAAAATCTACCGAAGTCATGAAACCAGTCGATCCCGGACAACTGTACCTGAAAGAAATTTTAgacaaaataacaacaatattcTCTAGAGTTAGGAAACTGGATGAGAAATGTCGCAACAATGAAAAGTCTAGCGGCGATATAAAACCCAGTAATTTCAAAAAGGAAGAATCCAAAGACGAATTAGGAAGGTCTGTGAAGGAGTATCCTGGGAAAAATCTTATCTACGAAAACTTTGACGAGAACTCAGTTGTTATAGGCCTTTCTAAATACGATTTGGAGCATATTTCCATGTTTAGCGATCCAGCTATCCAAGGGATTATGTCAATAACTATCAAACTAAAGGAAAAACCTACTATAGCTGAGTCCAAACTCGCACACCTGAGCCTACAGTTCGCTGAGTCTCAAAACTTGAAAAAGCAAGTAAAACGTGAGTGTCCGATGAAAGAGAACTGGCTAGAGTACATGCAACCGGCCAACACTAACTCTAACGAGATATTCCGCAAGAAAGTCAAAGTTGCTGAGAACGCTTTTATAGACTTCCCGCAAGAGCTTGACCTAAAACCTTATACAAGTAGCAGCGATGCCACTTCCAAAGCATATAAGGTGGTACATGAGAGCGAACACTCTATAGACCTGTCATTTAAGAGCAGCGCATCTATAGTCAAAGACACAAACGCCAAACAGTCTTTTGAAAACGAAGGAACGCAATCCTGCTATATCATGTCCTTTAAAAAAGATTCTTTGGCCACAAAATTTcagtcaaaaaaaaaagttcgGCTCAAAGACTGTAACGGTATATGTTTGGATACGAACGTGTTGCCTCCCACTAAGCAAGCTGAGTTGTCAGTATTCGAAAACCCTACGCCGAGAGTGATTGACGAGAAATTCATATTGTTACTGCTGGAAAATTTGACGTTGCTATCGAAGAATATACCGAGCTTACACAAAGAGATAAACAACTTATTCTTGAAGCTACGGAAAAAACAcgagaaaattttaaaatcgtGCAGTAACATGCAGGGGCTGAGTCTGTTAGGTAAGATTTATAACGAAGAGTCGGTTGCAAGGGTCAGTAGGGACGCGATGACACAGTGGGACGTGTGTGGCACACCGGGAGTCAGTAGTAACGTCACCCACGAAACTGCAGTAAACACAGCCACCAGTAATGTGAAAGAAAAGTTGCAACTGAATGTGAGAGATGCGAACATAAGCGCTATAGACTTGAAGTTGATGATGAACTCGCAAGTGCAAACGATGAGTAACTCGGAGGAGTTGATACTGAAGTTTCAACGGGAGCGGCCTTTAGGAGATACGTCGTTAAGCATAGCACGATCCGACTCAGCGTACAGCATAAAAGCAGAGATGGAAAGGGCAGCTAAGCGTACAACTTCGAACTCCAAGCTACAGTTCAAGAAGATATGTGTCCTCTCCCCCACGCTAGCTTCTATGATAGACGTCGACGCTCACAACATCCTCATCCACCCACAAATCCTAAAAGAGCACGCAATCAAAAAGAAGAAGCATTCATCAAGACTTAAACAGGATTTGATTAAAGAAATCGCGCTCTTATCGCCTTCGTTTAAGGTTTCAACTCAATCGCAGACGGACAGGAAGTTGTTACGTTTTGTTACTGAGCAGGCGATTGAGAAGGATTATAAGATGTATCAGTTGTATCAGAGTTACAACGTGACGATGGCTAGTTCTTTGACTGATTCTAATGTAGAAATAAACCCCAGTGATGAAATGAAGACATTGTACCGCTGTTCTAGTGATCCGTCCTGTTCTGGTTAG